From the genome of Triticum aestivum cultivar Chinese Spring chromosome 3B, IWGSC CS RefSeq v2.1, whole genome shotgun sequence, one region includes:
- the LOC123064661 gene encoding probable nicotianamine synthase 6: MDAQNKEVAALVEKITGLHAAIAKLPSLSPSPAVDALFTELVIACVPPSPVDVTKLGPEAQEMREGLIRLCSEAEGKLEAHYSDMLAAFDNPLDHLGVFPYYSNYVNLSKLEYELLAR, encoded by the coding sequence ATGGATGCCCAGAACAAGGAGGTCGCCGCCCTGGTGGAGAAGATCACCGGCCTCCACGCCGCCATCGCCAAGCTGCCGTCGCTCAGCCCATCCCCGGCCGTCGACGCGCTCTTCACCGAGCTGGTCATCGCGTGCGTCCCCCCGAGCCCCGTGGACGTGACCAAGCTCGGCCCGGAGGCGCAGGAGATGCGCGAGGGCCTCATCCGCCTCTGCTCCGAGGCCGAGGGGAAGCTGGAGGCGCACTACTCCGACATGCTCGCCGCCTTCGACAACCCGCTCGACCACCTCGGCGTGTTCCCCTACTACAGCAACTACGTCAACCTCAGCAAGCTCGAGTACGAGCTGCTGGCGCGCTAG